In Deltaproteobacteria bacterium, the genomic window CCACTAAGCGCGAACCTTGCGAGGTGGCGAGAATCGCCGCCATGAAATTACGCTGCCAACCTTCTTCGATGCGGTTGCGTTTCTTCACTTGAATGATCGCGCCGCCCCAATCGGTCATGCAATAGGGAATGTTGACGTCCATGATGATGCCGGGCTGCATTCTTTCGCACAGCTCGAACATCGCCGCTTCGCGCACTGTCGTGTCGATGTTGTGATCGTCGAGGGTGTGGACGCCCAACGGAAAAATAATCGGCTTGCCTTCGCGCTTGCGCGTGGTGACGGCGGTGACGTGGAAGGTCGGAGCCTTGTAGGCTTTTCCCATATAGCCGGCCCATTCGGGATGGAAATGGAAGCGGCCTTGGATGCCGGCTTTTTCCGACTCCGCGGTTTCGAAACGGCGATCGCGCGGATTGACATAACCTTCGAGGATCACTTCGGCATCGGCCAATGCGTAGGCGTCGACGGTACGCGCTTTGACTAAACGCATCGGCGCGCCTTGGACAGCGCCGGCGATGCCGACTTCATCGCAGCCTTGGGGCAGGATGACATAATCGAAGCCCGCGCCGGCGAGCAGCGAACCCGCAACCGGCAAGCCGAAGTTCATGGTGATCGGCACCATTTTATTGTCTTTGTAATATTTGCTGACGACTTGCCACATGTGCGAGCCGGGAGAGATTTGGAAAGTGCCGACATTGCCCCAGCGGAAGTTCATGCGGTTGTAACCGAGATCGGTGCCGCCGTTGAAATATTCACCGGCGATCAAACGGTTGCCGGAACCGACGGTCAGTTCGGGTTCGATGTCGGTGTGACGGATCGGCACGACGAAGTCGTTGGCTTCCGCCGGCTTCTCGTAAACTTCTTCTTGCACCGGCGCGTCTTTTTGATCGACGACGATGGGCTTGATCGGATTGTTGATGGCGTAAGCGAGCTTGCGCGTGCGGTCGGCGTGATCCTTCCAGCCGAACATCTTGTTGATGACGTTCATGTCGCCGAACAAGTTGGTGATACAACGATGCTGCGGTTTGCCTTTGACGTTGTTGAAAAGGATCGGGCAGCCGCCGTCGAGCTTTTTCTGGATGCCGGTCAGTTCCAGATTGGGGTCCACCTCTTTATCGGTGATGATGATATCCCCTTCTTTTTTCATCCATTCGATGGAACTGCGTAGATCCCGACATTCTTCCGGCGATGCCCCGTCTCGTTTCGCGTTTGCCATTGCTTTCCTCCGAAGTTTTTACGTTGATTTAGCCCGGTTCTTAATTTTATTGACGCAAAAAAAGCCTGACTTTGAAACCA contains:
- a CDS encoding UbiD family decarboxylase; the encoded protein is MANAKRDGASPEECRDLRSSIEWMKKEGDIIITDKEVDPNLELTGIQKKLDGGCPILFNNVKGKPQHRCITNLFGDMNVINKMFGWKDHADRTRKLAYAINNPIKPIVVDQKDAPVQEEVYEKPAEANDFVVPIRHTDIEPELTVGSGNRLIAGEYFNGGTDLGYNRMNFRWGNVGTFQISPGSHMWQVVSKYYKDNKMVPITMNFGLPVAGSLLAGAGFDYVILPQGCDEVGIAGAVQGAPMRLVKARTVDAYALADAEVILEGYVNPRDRRFETAESEKAGIQGRFHFHPEWAGYMGKAYKAPTFHVTAVTTRKREGKPIIFPLGVHTLDDHNIDTTVREAAMFELCERMQPGIIMDVNIPYCMTDWGGAIIQVKKRNRIEEGWQRNFMAAILATSQGSRLVVAVSEDSDPYDMDDIMWNITTRVNPKTDIINPLPGGRGQTFMPAERMTAGEKEWTASNTSFEGGMGIDATVPFGYESDFMRPVYPVDRVDLKKWFSDKDIQNAKGRMQGWVHSLARTGR